The Pelosinus sp. IPA-1 genome contains a region encoding:
- a CDS encoding DASS family sodium-coupled anion symporter encodes MSTNANMVANEPRKAGIDVWRKRLGIPLTIIFFTAVLMMPTPVGLTLAGKKALALLAALVTLYLTEPVELTVVSLMVIPTAVFLGLGSTKVILENFATSSIFLLVGATMMAAAMEKTRLAERFTYWLLSTIGCTAQRITLGVTIANIALAFMVPSTTARTAILLPVCLSIIHIFEKSGDYGKNGRLNFAISLLLTLAFTNSTISAGILTATVPNPITVDFIAKSGMVISYMDWLMYGFPPALLTTLFTWWYLRKVFKPESEEIPGGKELIAQRLKDMGAITGPEWRTLFVFVMVVALWATGGITKLDTTVACYIGVSLLFLPKFGVIKWKDTNRDSAYHILMMSGGALAVGEFLMKTGAAKWLANNVFTFLGLVGASSIVVVAAVLFVVQFARIGFFGTTGLTVLFMPVLVALAATANLPAAAIALPAGMLIGGFPFLMFYNTLSNILVFGTGYLTVGDFPKVGGVICLVGVIVYALCAVTYWRWLGLF; translated from the coding sequence ATGTCTACAAATGCAAATATGGTTGCAAATGAACCCCGAAAGGCTGGTATTGACGTTTGGCGCAAGCGTCTGGGTATTCCGCTAACGATAATTTTTTTCACAGCAGTGTTAATGATGCCGACACCGGTTGGTTTGACACTCGCGGGGAAGAAAGCACTGGCGCTGCTTGCCGCTCTTGTTACCTTGTATTTAACCGAGCCTGTTGAACTGACGGTAGTCAGCCTGATGGTTATACCCACCGCTGTTTTTCTAGGGCTGGGCAGCACGAAAGTTATATTGGAGAATTTTGCAACTTCCTCCATATTTTTATTGGTTGGAGCCACTATGATGGCTGCTGCCATGGAAAAAACTCGTCTGGCAGAACGATTTACTTATTGGCTGCTATCAACCATTGGCTGTACGGCCCAGAGAATCACTTTAGGGGTTACCATTGCTAATATTGCCCTGGCCTTTATGGTTCCTTCTACTACTGCCAGAACGGCGATTTTATTGCCAGTATGTCTTAGTATAATCCATATTTTTGAAAAGTCTGGCGACTATGGAAAAAATGGGAGACTAAATTTTGCGATTAGTTTATTGTTAACTTTGGCCTTTACCAATTCTACTATTTCTGCTGGAATTCTTACCGCTACAGTGCCTAATCCTATTACCGTTGATTTTATTGCCAAAAGCGGCATGGTAATCAGTTATATGGATTGGCTGATGTATGGTTTTCCACCAGCATTGCTCACTACCTTGTTTACTTGGTGGTATCTACGCAAAGTGTTCAAGCCGGAAAGTGAAGAAATTCCCGGCGGAAAAGAATTAATTGCGCAAAGACTTAAAGATATGGGGGCTATTACAGGACCAGAATGGAGAACTCTGTTTGTATTCGTAATGGTAGTTGCACTCTGGGCGACCGGAGGCATAACTAAGCTTGATACTACTGTGGCCTGTTATATTGGTGTTAGTTTGCTGTTTCTTCCTAAATTTGGGGTAATCAAATGGAAGGATACGAATCGGGACTCAGCTTACCACATTTTAATGATGAGTGGGGGCGCGCTTGCGGTTGGTGAATTTCTAATGAAGACGGGAGCTGCCAAATGGCTGGCTAATAACGTTTTTACCTTCCTGGGTTTAGTTGGAGCATCATCTATCGTAGTAGTTGCTGCGGTACTGTTTGTTGTCCAGTTTGCCCGCATTGGTTTTTTTGGAACTACTGGCCTGACGGTGCTGTTTATGCCAGTACTGGTGGCCTTGGCAGCTACCGCTAATCTTCCTGCCGCCGCAATAGCTTTGCCTGCAGGTATGTTGATCGGAGGCTTTCCCTTCCTGATGTTTTATAATACCTTGTCAAATATTCTTGTCTTTGGTACAGGATATTTGACTGTGGGTGATTTTCCTAAGGTCGGTGGAGTAATATGTCTAGTCGGGGTGATTGTGTATGCCCTTTGTGCTGTAACTTACTGGCGATGGCTAGGCTTGTTTTAA
- a CDS encoding RraA family protein, whose amino-acid sequence MSNVGCRIFMKINRPSKELVEGFRGIPVANIADEMNRFSCVDARIKPYNDKPLLGTAFTVKARVADNLLLHKALELAQPGDVIILDAQGDTANAITGEIMMTQAAVNGLAGVVIDGAIRDAAQMQELDMPVYAAGVQPKGPYKDGPGEINVPVSCGGVVVHPGDIVVGDTDGIVIISPKDAPETLKKAKAKLAKEQAIIQGIKDRVPRDKSWVDKALEKVGCEYIDDVYK is encoded by the coding sequence ATGTCTAATGTTGGATGTAGAATTTTTATGAAGATTAATCGCCCTAGTAAGGAATTGGTGGAAGGATTCAGAGGGATCCCAGTTGCCAATATTGCTGATGAAATGAATCGCTTTAGTTGCGTAGACGCACGGATCAAACCCTATAATGATAAGCCGTTATTAGGTACAGCGTTTACAGTAAAGGCTAGAGTGGCTGATAATTTATTGCTTCACAAGGCCTTAGAACTAGCGCAGCCGGGTGATGTAATTATTCTTGATGCACAAGGGGATACAGCAAATGCCATAACAGGTGAAATCATGATGACTCAGGCTGCTGTAAATGGACTGGCTGGCGTAGTGATTGACGGGGCCATTCGTGATGCAGCGCAAATGCAAGAGTTAGATATGCCTGTATATGCAGCGGGAGTACAACCCAAAGGCCCTTATAAAGATGGTCCGGGCGAAATCAACGTTCCCGTTAGCTGTGGAGGAGTTGTTGTACATCCTGGGGATATTGTAGTAGGAGATACAGATGGCATTGTTATTATTAGTCCTAAAGACGCACCGGAAACCTTGAAGAAGGCTAAAGCGAAGCTAGCCAAAGAACAAGCGATCATTCAGGGGATTAAAGATCGGGTTCCTAGAGATAAATCATGGGTAGATAAGGCGCTGGAAAAAGTAGGCTGTGAATATATTGATGACGTTTATAAATAA
- a CDS encoding 2-hydroxyacid dehydrogenase, whose amino-acid sequence MEVIALTGQYDPEIKALIAGMVPQGFILKEISSVDEYDNLREVNYIILRILSLNEKTINSIPNLKLIQRWGVGYDKVDVKAAGKRNIPVAITPGMNAAAVSEMAVLLMLAVYRNLIRLHNNVLDGKWQEDAGASSAYTIDGKTVGLIGLGNIGKEVAQKVKAFGAEVQYYDAFKQSPEEEEKLGIKYVVLEELLKTSDIVSLHVPLLDSTRHLICKENLALMKPSAIIVNTARGPIIDEADLVEALENRKILGAGLDCLENEPAAKNNPLFNLSNVVLAPHMGGSTIDISVKMAKRCIDNILKISKNESLPESDIVNAEYLANPKIKI is encoded by the coding sequence ATGGAAGTTATTGCCCTCACTGGACAATATGATCCTGAGATTAAGGCATTAATTGCCGGGATGGTACCACAGGGGTTTATTCTTAAAGAAATATCCAGCGTAGATGAGTATGATAATTTGCGAGAGGTCAATTATATAATCCTCCGAATTCTTAGCCTGAATGAAAAGACAATCAACTCAATACCTAATCTTAAATTAATTCAGCGATGGGGCGTAGGGTATGACAAAGTTGATGTCAAAGCGGCAGGTAAGAGAAATATTCCTGTAGCCATAACCCCAGGTATGAACGCGGCTGCAGTATCGGAGATGGCCGTATTATTGATGCTGGCGGTGTATCGAAATCTAATTAGACTGCACAATAATGTCCTTGACGGGAAATGGCAGGAGGATGCGGGAGCTAGCTCAGCGTACACGATCGATGGTAAAACTGTCGGGCTTATCGGTTTGGGTAATATCGGTAAGGAGGTGGCGCAAAAGGTAAAAGCTTTTGGTGCTGAGGTTCAATACTATGACGCTTTTAAACAGTCCCCTGAAGAGGAAGAAAAATTGGGCATCAAATATGTTGTTCTGGAAGAACTTTTAAAAACTTCTGACATCGTAAGCTTGCACGTACCATTACTTGATAGTACCAGACATTTGATCTGTAAGGAGAACCTTGCATTAATGAAGCCTTCGGCAATTATTGTCAATACAGCCAGAGGCCCGATTATAGACGAGGCTGATCTTGTGGAAGCTCTTGAAAATAGGAAAATTTTAGGCGCAGGCCTTGATTGCCTTGAAAATGAACCTGCAGCTAAAAACAACCCACTATTTAATTTAAGCAATGTTGTGCTTGCCCCCCACATGGGAGGAAGTACCATAGATATCAGTGTGAAGATGGCTAAACGCTGTATCGACAATATCCTAAAGATCAGTAAGAATGAAAGCTTGCCTGAGAGTGATATTGTAAATGCAGAGTACCTTGCTAATCCAAAAATTAAAATATAA
- a CDS encoding MFS transporter → MNSKSYRIKLILVLFSSMFVMGLDRSSLGIAAPVIMKELNIDTATMGVALSAFFWTYTLFSLPAGNLADKYGSKAVFGWAAVIWSLASASTGLASGLFGIIAARLGVGVGEAAVFPVTAKIAGDNFPSKERATAIGWYLSGARLGYAATPIVMGFLIAQYSWRMAFIITGLGSLLWCAIWYYWYKDPANQSKLGPNVAKPKTVIPWMQLLTNRCTLGIFLTKFCGDYLYYMFLTWVPSYLVMERGFSILKMGIFASLPFLTAFIIQPVAGYLSDWLIKRGASLTVARKGVLVTSQLCASSIMAVGFVDDPMVAVAILTINIAATSTVGGMMFTLVTEVSPPGMTGTVTGSMNTVGAMAGILAPTITGFIVKLTGSFQMALALSGGLLLLAACTVLFVIPAIRPMELGENKNP, encoded by the coding sequence GTGAATTCAAAGTCATACCGAATAAAGTTAATATTAGTCTTATTTTCGTCCATGTTTGTTATGGGGCTTGATCGAAGTAGCCTTGGAATTGCCGCTCCAGTAATTATGAAAGAACTTAATATTGACACTGCCACAATGGGTGTTGCGCTATCTGCGTTCTTTTGGACATATACATTATTTAGTCTGCCCGCAGGTAACCTTGCCGATAAATACGGGTCGAAAGCCGTATTTGGCTGGGCAGCTGTTATCTGGTCATTGGCCTCTGCGTCAACAGGACTTGCGAGTGGTTTATTTGGAATTATTGCCGCTCGGTTGGGTGTTGGGGTAGGTGAAGCGGCGGTGTTTCCAGTGACTGCTAAGATTGCTGGTGACAACTTCCCTTCCAAGGAAAGGGCAACCGCAATTGGGTGGTACTTATCGGGAGCTCGGTTAGGTTATGCCGCAACTCCAATTGTCATGGGCTTTTTGATTGCCCAGTATAGCTGGAGAATGGCATTTATAATCACTGGACTAGGGAGTTTGCTATGGTGTGCCATTTGGTATTACTGGTACAAAGATCCTGCTAATCAATCAAAGCTAGGGCCAAATGTAGCTAAGCCTAAAACTGTCATTCCATGGATGCAACTTCTAACAAATAGATGTACCTTAGGTATATTTTTAACAAAGTTTTGTGGGGACTATTTGTATTACATGTTTTTGACCTGGGTACCTTCGTACCTAGTTATGGAGAGAGGATTTTCGATTCTTAAGATGGGCATATTTGCATCCCTACCTTTTTTAACGGCATTTATTATTCAACCTGTTGCTGGTTATCTGTCGGACTGGCTTATTAAACGAGGAGCCAGCCTTACAGTAGCAAGAAAAGGTGTTCTTGTTACCTCCCAATTATGCGCCTCATCCATCATGGCTGTTGGATTTGTAGATGATCCTATGGTAGCAGTCGCCATTTTGACGATTAACATTGCCGCGACGTCAACCGTAGGTGGCATGATGTTTACGTTGGTTACGGAAGTTTCACCTCCAGGTATGACAGGTACTGTAACTGGTAGTATGAATACCGTTGGTGCAATGGCAGGTATCCTTGCGCCAACAATCACAGGCTTTATTGTCAAGTTGACGGGTAGTTTTCAGATGGCGCTGGCTCTTAGTGGTGGTCTGTTATTATTGGCCGCATGCACGGTATTATTTGTTATACCGGCTATTAGGCCTATGGAGTTAGGGGAGAACAAGAACCCTTAG
- a CDS encoding acyl-CoA thioesterase translates to MQTKTIRDSAVDMSTVMLPHQANVAGNVHGGEIMKLMDNAAYVVAHRHARSNVVTARVDELTFHQPIYVGNLVTCHAYLTFVGKSSMEVFVVVEVEDLFKEASRKCALTAFFTMVSLNAGGHTCAVPALELTSDAERARFEEGEQRYKVNRDKTKTCPVPERL, encoded by the coding sequence ATGCAAACAAAAACAATTCGTGATTCCGCTGTAGATATGTCAACAGTAATGCTTCCTCACCAGGCAAATGTTGCTGGTAATGTTCATGGTGGTGAAATTATGAAATTAATGGATAACGCTGCTTATGTAGTGGCCCACAGACATGCGCGCTCAAATGTTGTTACAGCCAGGGTCGATGAGCTAACTTTCCATCAACCTATATATGTAGGAAACTTAGTGACCTGTCATGCCTACCTAACATTTGTAGGAAAGTCCTCTATGGAAGTTTTCGTTGTCGTTGAAGTAGAAGATCTTTTTAAAGAAGCATCGCGCAAATGTGCACTAACTGCATTTTTTACAATGGTCTCTTTAAACGCAGGCGGTCACACCTGCGCTGTTCCTGCTCTAGAACTAACCTCTGATGCAGAACGCGCAAGATTCGAAGAAGGCGAGCAACGCTACAAAGTAAATAGGGATAAGACAAAAACATGTCCTGTACCAGAAAGACTGTAA
- a CDS encoding multidrug resistance efflux transporter family protein codes for MANYHCCRFVVGTFFYDEIKTAHGTLKIRHKIPKKEICTSLFILLGVGLLQNSGSEAVDDIWMMLVGVLPVLIAAFAYPLGNRKMMAVCKERLDVYQRVLGMTIASMPFWIILAIYGMGTVGLPSSEQVVQSFIVGIFSGVIATVLFFLATDMAKGDPKKLSVVEATQAGEVFFAVVGEVIFLGGKIPTGWSLVGIVVIVIGMVLHSINLGKVNQK; via the coding sequence ATGGCAAATTACCATTGTTGCAGGTTCGTTGTTGGTACTTTTTTTTATGATGAAATAAAAACAGCACATGGAACCTTGAAGATTAGACATAAGATTCCCAAAAAAGAAATATGTACTTCCCTCTTTATCTTACTAGGAGTAGGACTATTACAAAATAGTGGTAGTGAGGCGGTAGATGATATCTGGATGATGCTAGTCGGGGTATTGCCAGTACTAATTGCGGCCTTTGCCTATCCTTTAGGGAATCGAAAAATGATGGCGGTGTGTAAAGAAAGGCTGGATGTGTATCAACGGGTATTAGGTATGACCATAGCCAGTATGCCTTTTTGGATAATACTAGCCATATATGGTATGGGGACTGTCGGTTTACCCAGTTCAGAGCAGGTGGTTCAGTCCTTTATTGTTGGAATTTTTTCTGGTGTCATTGCCACTGTTTTATTTTTTCTTGCAACGGATATGGCAAAAGGCGACCCCAAAAAACTTTCTGTTGTTGAGGCTACGCAAGCAGGGGAGGTATTTTTTGCGGTAGTAGGTGAAGTAATATTCTTAGGAGGAAAAATACCTACAGGGTGGTCATTAGTTGGAATCGTTGTTATTGTAATCGGTATGGTATTACATAGCATAAATTTAGGTAAAGTGAATCAAAAATAG
- a CDS encoding HD domain-containing protein → MKQAIIELLPEINWIKDNNLREAVLNSHVDALTEGGWEAEDMDKIPFALAFPDCPASYLRHVQAVTRMCRSILEEYNSIYQGQGDFVLDYDKLIAGALLHDIGKFIEWERKADGKYGKSLAGKHLRHPLSGMIISIRNGIPADIAHIIAYHAHEGEGAKRSPEAVIVNKVDMMNFDSIRSHLGYL, encoded by the coding sequence ATGAAGCAGGCAATTATCGAACTTTTACCGGAAATCAATTGGATAAAGGATAATAATTTACGGGAAGCAGTGCTTAACAGTCATGTTGACGCCTTAACTGAAGGAGGCTGGGAAGCAGAGGATATGGATAAGATCCCCTTTGCATTGGCTTTCCCGGATTGCCCCGCATCCTATTTGCGTCATGTACAGGCTGTGACTAGAATGTGTCGTTCGATTTTAGAAGAATATAATTCTATCTATCAGGGGCAAGGAGATTTCGTCCTTGACTATGATAAACTAATTGCCGGTGCCTTGCTCCATGACATCGGAAAATTTATTGAGTGGGAGAGAAAGGCTGACGGCAAGTATGGTAAATCCCTGGCAGGTAAACATTTGCGGCATCCTCTTTCGGGGATGATAATCTCGATACGCAATGGCATTCCAGCGGATATTGCCCACATTATTGCCTATCATGCCCACGAAGGAGAAGGGGCAAAGCGCAGCCCGGAAGCAGTGATTGTGAATAAAGTCGACATGATGAATTTCGATAGCATAAGATCTCATTTGGGTTACCTGTAA
- a CDS encoding sodium:calcium antiporter: MLSLYLTLLVAIIVIYYSCELFVNAIEWVGRKFNIAQCAVGTILAAFGTALPESVVTLIAVAFNTSAEQKDIGVGAALGGPLVLGTIAYAVVGLCIISFRKQRELGTDIDIDNNKLSRDQLWFVSIFIFKVLMGLLVFSIKPFAGFLFLAAYGLYFYKEMGAECVVGEEDIDPLTFQPKEKEPTVFWVLFQTFLSLFLIFISSHLFVKHLELLSGLWNMPPLLVSLLISPIATELPEILNAVIWIRQGKETLALGNISGAMMIQATIPTALGLFFTPWLFDFHLIWAGIMTLLSIFYLLITLKRDKLSPIRLVYAGAFYLVFACVFLLK, from the coding sequence ATGCTAAGTCTTTATCTAACATTATTAGTAGCCATTATCGTAATTTATTATAGCTGTGAACTTTTTGTTAACGCAATTGAGTGGGTTGGCAGAAAATTTAATATTGCCCAATGCGCAGTAGGAACCATCTTAGCAGCCTTTGGTACAGCCTTACCTGAAAGCGTAGTAACTCTTATTGCCGTTGCTTTTAATACTAGTGCCGAGCAAAAAGATATTGGCGTCGGAGCTGCTTTAGGCGGTCCCCTTGTACTCGGAACCATTGCTTATGCCGTTGTAGGATTATGCATTATTTCTTTCCGTAAACAACGTGAATTAGGAACAGATATTGATATTGATAATAACAAATTGAGTCGCGATCAATTATGGTTTGTATCAATTTTTATATTTAAAGTATTAATGGGATTACTGGTTTTTAGCATCAAACCCTTTGCAGGATTCTTATTTTTGGCTGCCTATGGCTTGTATTTTTATAAAGAAATGGGAGCTGAATGTGTTGTTGGGGAAGAAGATATAGATCCACTAACATTCCAACCAAAGGAAAAAGAGCCAACTGTATTTTGGGTTTTATTTCAGACCTTCCTTTCCCTATTTCTGATTTTTATAAGCTCACACCTATTTGTCAAGCATTTGGAACTGCTTAGTGGACTTTGGAATATGCCACCTCTTCTTGTATCTCTTCTTATTAGCCCAATCGCTACTGAATTGCCTGAGATATTAAACGCCGTGATATGGATTCGCCAAGGTAAGGAAACCCTTGCCCTTGGTAATATTAGCGGTGCCATGATGATACAAGCTACCATTCCTACCGCCCTCGGCCTATTCTTTACTCCTTGGCTATTTGACTTTCACCTAATATGGGCTGGCATCATGACCCTTCTATCTATCTTTTATTTGCTAATAACACTGAAGCGAGACAAACTATCTCCCATACGTTTAGTCTACGCGGGAGCATTTTATCTAGTATTTGCATGTGTCTTTTTATTGAAGTAA
- a CDS encoding multidrug resistance efflux transporter family protein: protein MKVIFIGILASFFFASTFVLNRAMDLSGGSWIWSASLRYFFSLPFLVLLVMKRQNMKALLDEMRRRPLIWFRWSTIGFGLFYAPLCFAAANNPAWLVAGTWQITIVAGSLLVLFFMMK from the coding sequence ATGAAGGTAATCTTTATTGGAATATTAGCATCTTTCTTTTTCGCATCTACGTTTGTTTTAAACCGTGCCATGGATTTATCGGGAGGAAGTTGGATTTGGAGTGCTTCCTTACGATACTTCTTTTCATTGCCTTTCTTAGTGTTGCTAGTCATGAAGCGGCAAAATATGAAAGCACTCCTGGATGAAATGAGAAGGAGACCCTTGATCTGGTTCCGTTGGAGCACCATTGGATTTGGCTTATTTTATGCACCTTTATGCTTTGCTGCAGCGAATAATCCGGCTTGGTTAGTTGCAGGGACATGGCAAATTACCATTGTTGCAGGTTCGTTGTTGGTACTTTTTTTTATGATGAAATAA
- a CDS encoding metallo-dependent hydrolase, which yields MTIRGDLLIRGGTIVDSARNLFGKTDILIRGNKIVDISASENIEVENVIEADNHLVLPGLIDYHTHLFYNGTQIGIHPDSALLPQGVTTAVDQGSAGVNNFDSFFETVVNSSQTRIFSYLHASPAGLSTLTRCLEAVDPNLFDVECARSLFEKYDKQLLGLKIRQSKEIVGDWGLVPLKATIKMADELGCRVVVHTTNPPGELDELVALLRSGDVFTHVYQGKGSNIINEGGKVRHAIREAKNRGVLFDTADGRGHYAFSVAKSAIVDGFEPDILSTDVVRSSLFERSVFGLPLIMSKYLNLGISLQNVVKACTSTPARLIGMEGKIGTLTPGAYADIAVFKLKEMPMQLQDVFGEKLICSKVFIPQMTVLNGRIVYRSLEF from the coding sequence ATGACAATAAGAGGCGATTTATTAATTCGTGGTGGAACTATAGTCGATTCAGCCCGTAATCTTTTTGGTAAAACCGATATTTTAATCCGCGGGAATAAAATTGTCGATATATCTGCAAGTGAAAATATCGAAGTCGAAAATGTAATTGAGGCAGATAATCATTTAGTATTACCAGGACTCATTGATTACCATACACATCTCTTTTATAACGGAACTCAAATTGGCATACATCCAGATTCGGCGCTTTTACCCCAAGGGGTAACTACTGCCGTTGATCAAGGTAGTGCAGGTGTTAACAACTTTGATAGTTTTTTTGAGACGGTTGTGAATAGTAGCCAAACTAGAATTTTTTCTTATCTTCACGCGTCACCAGCGGGGCTGTCAACTTTAACACGTTGTTTGGAAGCAGTAGACCCTAATTTGTTTGATGTAGAGTGTGCACGTAGTCTATTTGAAAAGTACGACAAGCAACTTCTTGGCTTAAAAATTCGGCAAAGTAAGGAAATTGTTGGTGACTGGGGTTTAGTCCCGCTAAAAGCTACCATAAAGATGGCAGATGAGCTAGGGTGTAGGGTTGTTGTTCATACAACAAATCCGCCTGGAGAGTTGGATGAACTAGTAGCATTACTGCGTTCAGGAGACGTATTCACCCATGTTTATCAAGGCAAGGGAAGCAATATTATTAATGAGGGAGGAAAAGTGCGCCACGCTATCCGAGAGGCAAAAAATAGGGGAGTGTTGTTTGATACTGCTGATGGAAGAGGGCACTACGCATTTTCTGTTGCAAAATCTGCGATTGTTGATGGATTCGAACCAGATATTTTAAGTACAGATGTTGTTAGAAGTAGCTTATTCGAGCGATCGGTTTTTGGTCTGCCGTTGATCATGTCAAAATATTTAAATCTTGGTATTTCTTTGCAAAATGTAGTTAAAGCTTGTACTTCTACACCGGCGCGCCTAATTGGAATGGAAGGAAAAATCGGCACTTTGACTCCAGGTGCTTATGCAGATATCGCGGTGTTTAAATTAAAGGAAATGCCAATGCAGCTTCAGGATGTATTTGGTGAAAAACTGATCTGTAGTAAGGTATTCATACCGCAGATGACAGTGCTTAATGGTAGGATAGTGTACCGTAGTTTAGAGTTTTGA
- a CDS encoding DUF1932 domain-containing protein, protein MKLGFIGFGEVGFEMSTGFKASGLEQIFVYDVMQGHDVYGPLVKERVEKSKVTLVSSSQEVLENVDVVFVAVPGSKALQTAKELVPFLKSSLLYVDVSASSPEVKRGIWESIKGTGVSFVDAAMLGSLPLYKNKVPTLASGNGSDLLLKLMVPYGMDVEKVSDTPGEATGIKFVRSIFMKGLPALLVEVLEAASIMKVDHLVLKSLAATMNACTFEQTLNRLVTGSAVHAERRAHEMKDVISMLEGINVEPIMSKATAERLTWLASKKLKEKFGGKTPKEWKEVFEAMD, encoded by the coding sequence ATGAAACTGGGGTTTATTGGATTTGGGGAAGTTGGTTTTGAAATGTCAACGGGATTTAAAGCATCAGGGTTAGAGCAGATTTTTGTCTATGATGTTATGCAGGGGCATGACGTTTATGGACCGCTAGTCAAGGAACGGGTTGAAAAGTCCAAAGTGACGCTGGTATCTTCCTCACAGGAAGTATTAGAGAACGTAGATGTTGTTTTTGTAGCCGTGCCTGGTAGCAAAGCTCTACAAACAGCAAAAGAGTTGGTTCCATTCTTAAAAAGCTCATTATTATATGTCGATGTATCGGCTTCTTCGCCAGAAGTGAAACGTGGCATTTGGGAGTCAATTAAAGGGACAGGCGTATCTTTTGTTGATGCTGCAATGCTTGGGTCATTACCACTATATAAAAATAAAGTTCCTACTTTAGCCAGCGGTAATGGAAGTGATCTGTTATTAAAGTTAATGGTTCCTTATGGAATGGATGTTGAAAAAGTCAGTGATACTCCTGGCGAGGCTACAGGAATAAAATTTGTACGTAGTATTTTTATGAAAGGTTTACCAGCCTTACTGGTAGAGGTTCTAGAGGCGGCGTCAATCATGAAAGTTGACCATTTGGTACTGAAGTCCTTAGCGGCTACCATGAATGCCTGCACTTTTGAGCAAACCTTAAATCGGCTGGTAACAGGCAGCGCTGTACACGCCGAAAGACGGGCCCATGAGATGAAAGATGTTATTTCTATGCTGGAAGGCATTAATGTAGAGCCGATCATGTCCAAAGCAACAGCGGAAAGATTAACCTGGTTAGCCTCGAAAAAGCTTAAGGAGAAATTCGGCGGCAAGACACCTAAAGAGTGGAAAGAAGTATTTGAAGCCATGGATTAG
- a CDS encoding 4Fe-4S binding protein — translation MGIEITALKERCKGCNICVAFCPKKVLALDTLGKVYVIDEKACINCGQCELRCPDYAIYVEKKVEK, via the coding sequence ATGGGAATTGAAATTACGGCACTAAAAGAGAGATGCAAAGGCTGTAATATATGTGTAGCTTTTTGCCCCAAGAAAGTTCTAGCATTAGATACCTTGGGAAAAGTATATGTAATTGACGAAAAAGCATGTATCAATTGTGGACAATGTGAACTACGGTGTCCTGATTATGCAATTTATGTAGAAAAGAAGGTGGAGAAATGA